From the genome of Plectropomus leopardus isolate mb chromosome 9, YSFRI_Pleo_2.0, whole genome shotgun sequence:
GGTAGCTGGGTCAACTCCTGCCCAGTGGTTGTTCTGGGAGAGGAACTCCTTATTCACACAGTTCTTCAGACTATCCGGGATACgacctaaaacacagaaaaagagagaaaaacgaAGTGAAAGACATCAAATGAATAATCCATTGTTCTACAATTCACACTTGGGATCTTGTTAGTGTTACTGCGCTACATTTCCAAGCAGGTGTGATTTTGTTAACCCAGTTTCAACAGAGACGCAGACGTCAGACGAGATTAAACAGCGAATGGTAAAAGAGTGAACCATCAGGGGAACAACAAGAGGAGGacatgagaaagaaagaagaaaaggaggagagacagacttTAAATTGACTTTAAATCTTTCTGTGCTAAAGGAATAGAAAGGATAGTttatgcttttgtgtgtgtgtgtgtgtgtgtgtgtgttacctgtaaTAGCCCTTCGGATCTCCCGAGCTGCCTCCTCTCTCATCTCCAGCGAAGCCTGTTCGCTGTACCAGGCAGCGTGTGGGGTGCAGATCAGATTGGGAGCGTCCTTCAGCGGGCCCTGACTgaaactgacacaaacacagtgtcACCACAGTGTTAACACAGTTACCGTTGCAAACATGATTTGATTTAGTCTTGGCTGATTTCTaggttattttttgcaaatataaatttGTGAAGGGTTTCTTGTCAgatatatttgttgttgtgttgtcagGATACTGAAACCTTTAACTTTGATACAATtccttgaaaaatattgatattctATACCATTTTTGTAACTATGAGGAGAGGAATTGTAGGTCTAAaactttaagatttttattaaaaCGTAAATTTAACAAGACTTTTGCTGGTTAGTAGCAGGGACAAACAGAATGACTCTAGTAAACATTAACACTCAGAGAGAGCGATGAAGTGCAGCTGGCAGCGGCGTATATCGATACTGCAGAAAAGATTAttgaaaccatttcaaatatttagaaTCAATATGTGTctataaatctgtatttttacaacagtttcctttttcttctgcaGATGAATATGCAAAACTGAATGTATGCACTAATAtattaattgagaaaaatgtGCTTCATTTTATATTTCCTAAAAACTGGATTTAAATTCTATTCTGTAtattatataacataatatgGTATGCTCTGTCGCTGCTGATGGATACAAcagataataacattaatttgtatgtgataaacaaaaaaacttatcAGTGAGTGTTTTACCTGAAAGGCTCTGTCTCATGAACATCCAGAGCAGCTCCACGTATCCTCCCCTCCTTCAGGGCCTGAGCCAGGGCCTTCTCATCCACCAGACCCCCCCTGGCCGTGTTCACCAGGAACGCCCCCTGACGCATCTttaacatatacatataaagtGAGTGTTTGTCGTTttgaaattacaattattaatatattaacaGTTCTCTCCATTAGCTAAGTGTGTTTTAAAGTTATGATAAaacaaatttgcacaaaaaaaaacaaaacaaatgtacactcaaaagtaaaaacacGTCGAAAGTTCTTGTCCTAcaaatcttgttttttgtgctcTCGGAACATTTTATTGATCCACGTAGAGACAATTTCTTTTTACGGCCATCCTCCATCAAGGTCAGAAATACTTTAACGTGTAGCATGTTTCTTGAGGTGAAAATTGGCTTTAGTCTGAAGGACAAACAGATATATATTCCTGAGTGTATCAGTCATCTTATGCAGAGCACGCAGTAGAGAACCTCATCCATCTGTATGTAGGTAGCAGGCTTCCCTGAGTATTCACTTCTTTAATATTTATAGTCATAGGTCGCAGCAGTCGATGTAggtataaatatatgtgtgtgtgtgtatttgtgctcaGTCagaagtgtgtatgtgtgtgtgtgtgtgtgtgtgtgtgtgtgtgtgtgtgttgtcgtCCCTCCACCTGTTTGATGGTGAAGTCGTTGATCAGGTGGTGGTTGTGTTCGTTGAGGCTGCAGTGCAGAGAGACACAGTCGGAGTGGAAGAGCAGGTCCTGaggagagatgcaaaaaaaaaagatgaatctAAATCCTGTTTGTACTTACATACGTATTTTCATACAGCCGATTACTGCGCGCACTTCATGTTATAATACAGGTTAAAGATTTTATGCAAACCAAATCAGTTTTGCATTGTTGTCACTTGACTAAGTATCTTTATAACAAATACAAGTGGtatagtatatttttttgttttattccagaCATTATcacatttattgtaaatgcacacaAGAGGGCGTCACTCCTTTGCCACATGCAGAACGCACAGCAGCATAAAGCCTTTGTCATGGTCGACGGTGCAGAAAACAGTGTGTTGTGTGCAAAGAGAAAAGGCAGGCAAATGGATTTTATTTGTCCAGTAAAAAGAAGATTAGTCTGAATTGGTTCAGATCCCGGCAAAGTGCCAGAAGTGAGCAGGTTTTAGCTGAGTATCAGAGGGTGACGTGATGCGGAGAAGCTTAAATATTTAGAGATGGATAACATTGATTTTAAAAGGCTACTTTGCTTATTTActtattgtgttattatttgtgGGGTGTTTGCAGTCTACAAAGGTGCATCAATGAGTCTGTGGTGGATTTCATTTGGAAATCAACAAAAGCAGCTGCACCCAAAACTACAGTTTAATCACTTCACAaccaaaaactattttttaccAGAAACATGGACAGTTATAAAGCAGCAACCGACAATGTGAAAAGAGTCGGAAAAGACTAAAGTTGAAGGAGCTGACAGGATATTTCGCTGGAGTTGTGCCTTGTAGGACTTCATGTGAGGAATAAAAGATTAATTGCTCTAATTATCTATGAGTGATGAATTTCatcgttttttttaatttgcattcaAGCCACCATCTCCCTGTTAAGGATCATTTAATATTATAGTTTTGAGGCACTTTGTAAAGTCAGTTTCAACATGAGCGCTATGAATGAATGATTCATCATCCTTCTGACGTTTACAAGTAATAATGATTGAGATTTAACTGTGATGacggtttgcagaaatgtgatgaattagtGTTACGGATGCTAAAAATATCCACAGCAGTGTGTACGTCTACATCCGTCCATTCACAGCTGTCTGTGGAAGAGGAAATGAGGCTTGTGCGCCCAGTGCTACAATAATGTATGAAACAGAATCAGTGCGTCTTTATATATTTGACAAAAAGGAtgcacatttttgtctttgggTGTGCACAAAATTATGAATCTATGCTGAGCTCtatgcatctggcccctggACTTACATCcctacacaaaacacacagcccACTTTTGTCCAGTTCTGtctttatggcaaaaaaaatatatagatgtTGCAATATCCTAAGTATCaccatttttaatcaaaatggaCAGCCTGAATTATGTTTAGGAAATAAACTGTGGAAATGATCTCATAGTTCTTCTGTTAGTTGtagcagtaaaaataaaacaaaaacaaccttttagtttatatgaataaaacacacaaagcactGGACATGGTTGGAGGGTTGCTGATTCCtctcaaaatgtcctcactcacatctgtgtgcgtgtgtgtgtgtgtgtgtgtgtgtgtgtgtgtgtgtgtgtgtgtgtgtgttacctgtagTGTGGTGACCCTCTGTAGTCCCAGGGATCTTTCTACGCCGTCAGCCAAATACGGGTCATAGAAGATCACATTGAAGCCGAAGGCCTTGGCTCGCAGAGCGACAGCCTGACCCACTCGACCTACaaacacacgaacacacacagacagggaagtccacacacattaatacacagACAGGAGCATTTAGAAAATAGATATTTTACACCTGAATACACACTGTATTCCATattgacaagaaaaacaaaacttttgggTGTTTAATATTCCTGTTTTAGATGTTTGTGGCGGCTCACGTTTGTTCATTATTACTGGAAAAACCTCCAGACTGTACAGGGAAGAGATTTGCATTCTGCTCCTGGTTAATCCGCTTATATTTTATTGGCATTAGCTCCATAGGAAGCCAATTTAGCTGAGCtaaggacaaaaatgaaaatggaaaagagagaaaaatccTTTGATTAAAAACTTCAGTCTGACCCCCCTCtatcaaacaaaaagaaaagaataaaaacctCTGGAGCCGTGCTAGCAGCACTGTCAGTCAGTCCACCACCTTAGTGTAGACTGAAATATCTGAACTGTGGCTTGACTTGAAATTCATGTTTCCTAAAAGATGAATCCTAATGattttggtgatcccctgagtTTAACTCTAACACCACCAGCAGGTTCACATTCTCACATTCTCAGGGAGAATTCAGTATCTTTGGTGACCTGAATTTTTCTGTAGTACCACCTGCACGTCAAGGAtccaatatcaatatattttatttactttatttttttaaacaaatctgtaTATATATCTGTGAATTTGTTGGCATTTTAATGTTGCCTTTTTGCATAAAGCTCTTCTGTGCCTACACAGAGCCAGGCGATAGACTCTTcatcttatttttacagtatgcTGGCAGGTCTCGACACAGAGGCATCAGACAGCTCAACAGATCCCCAAAAATGAAGGCAAAACATTtagatcgccccctggtgtctggctgcagtataggtcataaacccctGCCCCCTCCATTTCAGTGGATGGCACATGGGCCAAACTGTAAGTCAAAGCACAcatcaaaatagttttttacAGAGctggtttctttcattttaggTAGCTCTAATCACGCTGGTGATTGTTTAAGTGttcaattttcagtttttttggttttaatttgttatttgatgctataaaatgGGGATTtgatgtcatgattgacagctgtgtgtgtcagcctGTGTGCTTGTGATCGATGGCATTGCTTGAAATTGGGTTGGATGGATGAATAGGCAGGAACTCGATATAGTGGCTCCACCTCTTGAttgctactgtgcagactctggctccaaatgacatcatcagtgcaAGGCGGCGCCCCGAAACACGGATGTTTTGGCTCAATTTTTGTAGAATGAGAGGAAGTGGAGAAGTGTAGTCCATCTTTGTATACTGTCACTAGTTGCTACTCACCAAGTCCTATAAGTCCCAGTGTCTCTCCTCTGATCCTCGCGGCTCCTGACGCCACCTCACGGATCTGCTCCACGCTCTGAACCCGCGTTCCCTCACGCAGCGCCTGGCGTGAGTAAAACTCAATTATTACATGCAGATATCGCACGGACAGCAAAAACAATACAGTTCAACAAAGTCCAGTTATATTTCATGATATCTGCACTTAATGACCAGTGTCTAAGTCCTTTtagataattaaataattattactgATAACTGATTTGAGGAACAAATCATTTACTGTACCTTCTACATCTTACATCAACGTCTTTCAAATACAGCCACATTCTAAAGAAAATGACACGTTTCAATTTTGCTTATTTGTCAGTAGACAATTATTAATAATCGTCGAAGCTAAAATTGTGATAACTGAATGTACACCTCCAGCCAACACATCAGagttatttcatttaaatctaATTAATCTCAGTCCCTTTTATGAGCCCCACGGGGACACAAACCTGGTGCAGCCAGGTGGTGCGTCGGTACAAGGTGAGGATGTGACACAGCGTGGAGTCCGCCGTCTCCTCCACTGAGGCTGCTGGCATATTACACACAGCTATGCCTGTTGGACCAGAGAGCAGATAAGGATTAGTAATAGCTTTTTGGGGCCGTTTGATGAAGTTTGGTAAAAAGCTATTTTGGTGAAGAAGCGCAGAGTTGAGGTGCGGCATCAGCAATTTTCTTTGCAAACACGACTGGCAACTTTCAAATTGCAGAGCCGCTCGGTGGAAGAAGATGGGGCACGTTAGTAAAGCTCTTGCTGTTGCAGTTTTAATAGAAAGATTTtctcactttactttttttaatacaaatattacTGACTTGTTGCAAACCTGGCAAAACCtagcagaaataaaaactttttggggGAAGATTTGTCAAATTAACTGTTGAGTGCTGGAACGTAACTACACATACTTTTTGCTCAAACACTGTACTTAGAGGAAAAAGTTGATGTTTTTCAACCTGTACcatatttcccatgtttttgtttctaagtTACTAAAGagcaacaatttttaaattggtccagtatcGAGCAAAAGTGCTGCAGCTAGCAGCttaaaaacaggctgcaatgttaACACTTCATGTTCCACCGTCAAAGCAAAGCCactaaaaatgcttgtttttgtcactgacagactcagacTGTTATTATAAATGTCTGACAACATGATGTAAAAGGACCCGATGGAgaaatacattgtttttgttgatcTTAACCAAGTCTTGCTCAATAAGAGGTCTAAAGGCACGCCAGTCGAGGTGTTGCAGGAAGACGATTACAAACAGACCAGATTGTGTGAAAGGTACAGAATAAAGTtgtctctgtagggatcatttctgttatgttttcagacacttgtaataaaaatctgagcctgtcggtggcaaaaaacagcacttttagtggacgtagATTAACAGCACAATATTTCCCCCCAAAGGATTCCCCTCTTTTGTGGTAAACACTCTCGCTCAGTTTTGGAATAATTTGAATCATTGGTGTTGCAGTTAGTCACCTggacaaaaaacatgggagtaTACCAAAGTTTCCATTTAAGTACAATTTTCAGGTACTAgtattttttttgaatatttccattttaagaTCCATGGAATTTTGTAGccaaatattgcactttttacttttaatccACAGTAAATTAGGGTTTATTATAAAGGATTTAGCCACAAACTAGTTCTAGTATATAAAGTATCTGACATTTgctccacctttaccagctgcagctTTGGTAATgacacacattaatgcatcactACTTATAATTCAGTGAtatgatttatatatatttatatatatatataactataatcTGTACATGCTGATCTTTGATGCACAAGATGTTCAGTTACAACATACTGTATTCAGAGGTGCAATGTcacaaagtatatttactcaatttGACTTGTATTTGACAGATATAGTTACCAGGTACATGATACCATGCAGTATTATACTACTAATTTACCCAATAATATACAAAGTATCTAAAATTACCAACACAATCGACAAACTGCATCGTTAAAATGCTATAACATAATACTTTGACAGGAGCAATTCTGCATAAtgagaacttttacttttggtacttcaAGGTTATCTTGATGTCAGTCAGAGTCTTTTCATACTGTGGTAAACTTGtggtaaactgtgtttttggttttagcttctttaatgaaatcaaaacaGCTTATCAATGCAATCACAACAGTTAAAAtataagttttgtttgttttgtttgtcactgAAGGAAAATTTCTCACTAATGACATCAGCGATGGCTCCTTTCGGTTTAGCTGTGCCAGTTAGCCAGCCCAGCGTGAACTCTCAGCTTGGctctgaaacaaataaatagctGGCAGCTTGCTGTGAAAAGGTATCGTCAGTAGCTCTGGAGTTAAATTGTGAGTAATTGAAAGTTATGTGTGGCTGAACATGAACTGTGATTTTAGCTACCTGGAGCTACTTTGCctgtttatatacatataattatggaaggaaaaaatgacaggacATACTTGCTTTTCTCTAAAATAGTTCCAAACAAAAACACGGCAACAATTTCTACATTTATTAATACTGGTCCCCTATattacttaaagggacagtccgaCCCAAAATCCCAGATGCATATTTTTCGTTTTACCTTTAGTGATATTTATTAATCCAAATTTCCGGCTGGACCGCAGCATGAAATTTGGATCACCTCATCAGTTTGTTTTAGGAACAGCCGTGTCTGTATGACACAAGCCTTACATTAATTTAGGCTAGACGTTATTTATTAATACGTGTTAGAGTGTCAGAACAAACAGCTATGAGGAGGACgctattaatgtttacatcttatACTGACACGAGTACGAGCCTCTCGTCtgtgagtagatgcacacttccttctgcgcagtttgagggtgtagttcggtagaaagaaaatagttcctaaatgaaactgctcacataaaaaggtctgtggatgatgttgagtaaccaggtcatgattgctgaagagacatttctgttgagttgtttaaatgttttctttttgtttgtttgttttgttttgggggtttttggcacaagcagagtgccttctagtttcattatattggagagaaggcagacatctgtaCAGCCGAtacctccaacactctgcagctcacaccaaaacaatctagatcaATAAATAGCGCTACAggttagaggaaaaatatgtaattttgatttgtgGGTGAGCGTTCCCTTTAACCCACTGAGCAACAGATGTCATTGAAACATTGTCTCCAAGCTTTAGCCCTGTTATAAATCAGGATTTAATGACTACATGTATCCTGATTTTagatcacattttaaaataattaaatatattttaaaaacctgtaaataattaacaaaagtaCTGCAGACTCTCGTGTTTacaatataaatgtttatattttgtcatatacaCAAATTCTGTTTACTCTTTCATCTAGGCTACGACTAGACGTCTGctgaacttttacttttcaacCTTGAATAACCAAAATTCAAACATCTAGagggtgattttttaaaaagtcttctCAGTGTTAACTTGCTCAGTGGGAACCATGAAGGCTGAAGCGTAAACATGAGGCACTGGAAGCAAACAGATAGATGGATGAGTGTTGGTGTTAATGGATGATGTTTAACACATAAAGAGTGTTAATGATATTGACATTGTAACAGCTGCTCACGACCAGTATAGACTcagctcctgtgtttgtgtgcatgtgtgtgcgtgtgtgtgtgtgtgtgtgtgtgtgtgtgtgtgtgtgtgtgtgtgtgtgtgtgctcacccAGCTCCCCAGCAGATTTGATGTCGATGTTGTCATAGCCGCTGCCGATGCGGACGATGATGCGCAGGGCTTTAAACTTTTCCAGGTCTTCTCTCATCAGAGTGATGGTGTGGTACATCAGAGCTCCTACAGCTTCGTTCAGCacctgtagacacacacacacacacgcacacacaagccCTTTTTAACAGAGATCACGATGTAGGGCTGCTACAAAGTGtcgcctttgcatttttaaagagaacTTAACAACAGCCTCAGCATGCTGCTCCAGCGTCTGACTTTAGACAGTATGCCGGCATCccggaagcaaaagaggcatggATGAAGTGTGTCGCTGGATTTGTAGATCTTTAGCATGAAGTAGCACACTGGGCCTTTCCACAAACACAGACTGCGCTATAGGGCCACCGTGAAGTTCCCTTCTTTTTGCTTCCTTTGCATTtatacacagaaccaaacaacggccgcatcatgctgctccagtgtgtgatttttgacagcatgctggcatcgcagaagcaaaagaggtgttacaggcatgacatttaacacaacagcgatGACTTCTAGTATGACGTATAGCATACACAACGACATAATGTGGTGCTAACAATAATTTACCATCACTGTTATTTGTCTGCTGATTGTCCTCTGCTTTGAGGGTACCTTTCATTGGTTTCTTCTTTGTATTAGCTGCTATGCTAACAGCTGCCTTTTAAATCTCCCACtgtgggtcacacacataacacgtcGTCACATCCGTGCCGCCCATGAAGATGTCTTTCCTGCTCACTCAGACCTCATTACCAATATCTCTGTTTCCAGCTCAGAGGTGAGACGACTCCGTCCTCCCTTTCCGTGGTCGGACGTTATATATGTAACAGTAAGGTGGCGTAACGGtgtgatattcctgccttgaacaggcagtgtaaaagggacaAAACTGAGTTATTTAAATCATAGATAGTTATCAACATGTGAAGTATCTAAATCTGTAGCTTTACTTAACCTTTGTGGTTACACACCTGGAGAAATcttagtgtgtttgtttgcagaatAGCAGGATCGTGCTTTGAGTACATACAGCACATACAGACAAAATGTAAAGGTCAAGTCATCAGCGTGTTTGTGTAGTTGTGAGCATAAGTCAAGTGTGGCTTTGCAGAAATTACTTTGTCAACTAGCAGAGTTCACTCAGTTCACAGTCACAATGTTTCCATAAACTTGGCTaaggtgcttttttttgtccaggaTATGCTGTTTATATCATTCTCACATCCTGTTTTTTAATATTCCTGCCAGCGTGGAGTGGCTGCTTTTCCTGAATATTACCATGGAAACTAAGCTTTCATAACCACAGGAATCAAGATAAGGTGTCTCTGCACCGAACAAAACTGCCGAATATCAGCAGGGATCTTATTCCTGTGGGATTCTCACCGGCTCTTCATCAGGACGACGGCTCATtgttttaattagaaaatgaaatattttgacttCATCTCAGATAAATTAAGTCTGTTACAGAATGGAAataagtgtctgtgtgtgaaaaccAGTTCAGTCACCTTTTAATTGGTTCTCAGTTAATCTCACAATCTTTTTCGAACGTTGCCAGCCGTCCTCCtcgtgtgtgagagagaggatgaaaatgacatgagGTTCAATTACAATAAAGAAGCCCTTTTAATTACACAATGAGGTGGCTGCTTTCTAGAGAgccagcgagagagagagagcaggagatagagagcgagggagagccATCTGTTTCTCCCACGCTGTGGCCTACTGAGCGCGCTCACAGAGAGAGTGTGCCTGGCAGACGCCCAGAACGAGACGTAACCCTGCCAGACATACAAACCCATTTACAATCCATAGTGGCTGTGGCAAGATCCGAACATGACCCACATTTGAAGTTCCAtctcttctttcattttcttaacttcgcttctctttcttttgatttttttttcatgtgatttgcagtttttgcaaacaGTATTTGAGTTTTGCCCTTCCATAATGCACAGCCAGTATTGTCTTAATGTGGCAacttaaggttgttttttttacagtgtgaaatattgcattcacataCTGTCAGAAGACTagcaaaaataggaaaaatgacACTGAGACTGCGGTTAAACACATTTCTCAGACTTGACTCGGCTGCAGGTTTACTCGGTCTCTGTCCCAGACAAAAGGACtctggattttatttcaaaaactggTAAAGACCACAGCTGTGTGGATATCAGAAAGGAACTTTGAATAAGATGGTTAAGTTGATATCAGCTTTTTGGTTTCTGTATTTGTTGctcataaaaaaacagtatattcCCAAAcataaaattcaatttttgattattttgtctcatgacacacacatttttatacagtGGGGCAATAAAAGAGGCGAATGAAGAGGACTGAGAGCGTTGATGATTTTTATGTTCCACATTTTGTCGAAAGTATGTCATGCAGTGTGTGACTCATGCTGGTTTTGACTCGGTCTGAACTCCTCAAAGTCATGGCCTTATCTCGGTAACGATTCGCTCTGGTCTTGGTTATGACTCGGTCTGGATTTGGATGGTCTTCACAACAAAACTGCCTTGTGGTTGCATAATTTAAATAGTCTAAATTAGCAACGgttattttaatttgcatttggaTATTGTCGCAGTCAGAAATTCCTGATATTTCTGACTCTGAGTTTTACTTGAACCATGAACTGAATTTACTCATAATGAAGGTCACTATATgacatgaacgcagcataaaTTCTAATTATCCCCAAATCAGAGACCAACTCTCTATTAACAAGATgcttaataataaataaaacaattaaaggaTCATTTGTAAACTATCAAATTAATCACTGACTTATTTGATAATCTATTCAcgagtgtttttttgtttttttgtttttttaagaaaataaaggcaaatttctcttattttagtTTCATGAATGTGATTACTTCTGGTTGCTTTACTACTTTATGACAATaaagtgaatatttttgggttgtgtggacaaaagaagacatttaaagacGTTATCCTCAGAACGTCTGAACGTCTTGAAcgtttcaagaaaataatcaacagattaattgacaataaaaataatcttacgTTGAAGCGGAGGAAGGGATTGAAGCACACTGATGGATTTGCAGCTTTTAATTGTGCAATCAGACGAATGTTTGGTTGGTTGATCATTAAACAGACTAACTaatgtaacatctgtaacatcAAAGATTTCTGAAGGGATGTTTTGAAGCCTTAAATCAAAATTTCAGATTGACTCTAAATCTAAATTTGTACATTAAGATGAAGGTTGGATTAAGCTGATATTGGTGAAGCAAATACAACTTTTTGTTCTATACTGACTTTTAAACACCAGCAAACAAGACCCGATGGTACCCAAAAAGAGAGGATTTATACACATATGACATATTGATGTTTATTTCATGCATATCCACACgatttaaatatctttatttctatttttaggaaattttagTTAATTAAAGAAACCGAGTTTGTCTGAGTTGGGTTGCGGCTCTCGTGGTTGCTGTTCTTTTGCATCAGCTTTGGATTTTAGACGTGCTGcgcctcttttctctctctgattaGCTGTGATGAGCGCTGCTGCGTTACAGAAACACCTCTATCATTGTTTATTCGATGCAAATTGCTGTTGATGCtctctaaaatataaaacatactGACTTTCTGTGTCAGTGGATCTTTAGGTGTTTAATCAAAAAATCTGTCAATACTTTCATCTCTATTACAGCAAATGTAAAAGCTTGATTGAACTGGTGGCAATCTCGCTTACCTTATTTTTATAAGATTGTTGCAGTTAGTATTCACTGGTGCAGGATTGTatgtgtgatggtgtgtgtgtgtgtgtgtgtgtgtgtgtgtttgtgtgtgtgtgtatgatcaAAATTAAGTCCGTTACCTTTTCGTGGATCTCCTGTGTGGACTGAGCATCACAGAACGCCACGGTTGCTACGTCTTTCAGGATGGGCATCTCCACAGTGCAGTCGCGCCCGTCCAGCAGCGCTACCAGAGGGCGCGGGTGCATGGGCCCGTTCATAATGGGTGGCCTGATGCctaaatcaaagaaaagaaagaaaagatgtcAGATGAGCAGTAAAACAGCGGcgatgaaaaagaagaagagttacataaacagaaaataatctttttttgtcaggGGAAATAAAGAATTACATTTAATCAGCATAAGTTCTTATTGGTTTGCTGAAACACCTGCACAACTGTTATCTCCCTCAGAGAAATTAGAAGTCTTGTGTTGGGAAgaaatgtgatttattattattggacCTTCAGACGTATGTTTAGCAGGGTCAAATCTTTCAGCATTCGTACTTGTCAGCTATGAAATCTAAAACTGAAGACatgctgttgctgtg
Proteins encoded in this window:
- the LOC121947832 gene encoding C-terminal-binding protein 1, which translates into the protein MGSSHLLNKGMPLGIRPPIMNGPMHPRPLVALLDGRDCTVEMPILKDVATVAFCDAQSTQEIHEKVLNEAVGALMYHTITLMREDLEKFKALRIIVRIGSGYDNIDIKSAGELGIAVCNMPAASVEETADSTLCHILTLYRRTTWLHQALREGTRVQSVEQIREVASGAARIRGETLGLIGLGRVGQAVALRAKAFGFNVIFYDPYLADGVERSLGLQRVTTLQDLLFHSDCVSLHCSLNEHNHHLINDFTIKQMRQGAFLVNTARGGLVDEKALAQALKEGRIRGAALDVHETEPFSFSQGPLKDAPNLICTPHAAWYSEQASLEMREEAAREIRRAITGRIPDSLKNCVNKEFLSQNNHWAGVDPATVHPELNGAYRYPPGVVSLPAGGLPPPVEGIVPSAVPITHTLPPAVTHPPHAPSPGQNTVKPPEGDREQHPNDQL